One window of the Zea mays cultivar B73 chromosome 3, Zm-B73-REFERENCE-NAM-5.0, whole genome shotgun sequence genome contains the following:
- the LOC100217216 gene encoding uncharacterized protein LOC100217216 — protein MALAHASAMFPPSSPSHKTWEDPSFFKWRKREAHVPLRSQDTLEAALKYWHERRNVNYHNADTAVWNDDAVRGALESAAFWSKGLPYAKSLSGYWKFLLSPSAESIPERFYYAHFDDSNWSGLPVPSNWQMHGFDRPIYTNVTYPFPLNPPFVPADNPTGCYRTVFHIPKEWKGRRILLHFEAVDSAFFAWVNGVLVGYSQDSRLPAEFEITDCCHPCDSDKENVLAVQVMRWSDGSYLEDQDHWRLSGIHRDVLLLSKPQIFITDYFFKATLDENFSLADIEVEVEIDSHKQDQEHVPTLSIEATLIDNSGLSNSIDADLSSANAVNLKPKPKRTRSPCLGFHGYVLGGKIENPKLWSSEHPNLYTLVVLLKDANGKLIDCESCQVGIRNVVMAHKQMLVNGCPVVLRGVNRHEHHPRLGKTNLEACMIKDLILMRQNNINAVRNSHYPQHPRWYELCDIFGLYVIDEANIETHGFDESNTFKHPTLEPIWANAMLDRVVSMVERDKNHACIIVWSLGNESSYGPNHASMSGWIRERDPTRLLHYEGGGSRTSSTDIVCPMYMRVWDVVKIAKDPSETRPLILCEYSHAMGNSNGNIDAYWMAIDNTFGLQGGFIWDWADQGLLKEDSDGSKFWAYGGDFGDTPNDSNFCLNGIVWPDRTIHPALHEVKYLHQPIKISSADNMLKIENGHFFETTEALDFSWVLHGDGCVLGSGPLNIPTLAPQTSQLINMESSPWFALWSACAAKEVFLSVNVKQRHETRWAKAGHLLASAQLCLPQKNGFVPSVIALSSSPLVCERIGDNVTICKNNAWKIKVNSQLGTIDSWKVNDVELMSKGILPCFWRAPTDNDKGGFFTKPYDSRWREAFLDNVSFHSSQFSVKELPDNTVEFSTLYYGVPGHLPKPDDEASESILFRVKMVCRIHGSGDVVLDYEVNPRSDLPPLPRVGVVFSAGRSLSHVTWYGRGPFECYPDRKAAAHVGVYESSVEELHVPYIAPVECGGRADVRWVALRDAGGLGLYASAHGGSPPMQMSASYYGAAELDRATHVHRLVKGDDIEVHLDHRHMGLGGDDSWSPCVHEQYLLPPTRYAFSLRLCPLLPSSSCHDIYRSQLPS, from the exons ATGGCTTTAGCTCATGCCAGCGCCATGTTTCCTCCCTCGAGCCCCTCACATAAAACTTGGGAGGACCCGTCATTCTTCAAGTGGAGAAAGCGTGAGGCGCATGTACCACTGCGCTCACAGGACACGCTGGAAG CGGCTCTGAAGTATTGGCATGAACGGAGGAATGTGAACTATCACAATGCTGACACTGCTGTCTGGAACGATGACGCTGTTCGCGGTGCTCTGGAAAGTGCTGCCTTTTGGTCCAAGGGCTTACCGTACGCCAAATCTCTAAGCGGATACTGGAAATTCCTTCTGTCGCCTTCAGCGGAAAGTATTCCGGAGAGATTCTATTATGCTCATTTTGATGATTCAAACTGGTCGGGTTTGCCAG TTCCCTCAAATTGGCAAATGCATGGGTTTGACCGTCCAATCTACACAAATGTCACATATCCTTTCCCATTGAACCCACCATTTGTGCCGGCTGATAATCCCACAGGTTGTTACAGGACAGTCTTTCACATCCCAAAAGAGTGGAAAG GTCGGAGGATCTTGCTGCACTTTGAAGCTGTTGATTCTGCATTCTTTGCTTGGGTAAATGGAGTACTAGTTGGGTATAG CCAGGATAGCAGACTTCCTGCTGAGTTTGAAATTACTGATTGCTGCCATCCTTGTGATTCGGACAAGGAAAATGTTCTTGCTGTTCAAGTTATGAGGTGGAGTGATGGCTCTTATCTTGAAGATCAGGATCACTGGAGGTTGTCTGGTATTCACAGGGATGTGCTCCTACTATCAAAGCCACAG ATTTTTATCACAGATTACTTCTTCAAAGCAACCTTGGATGAAAATTTCAGTTTAGCCGATATTGAG GTTGAGGTGGAGATTGACTCACACAAGCAAGACCAGGAGCACGTCCCAACTTTGTCTATTGAAGCAACACTCATTGATAACTCTGGACTATCTAACAGTATAGATGCTGATCTTTCATCCGCTAATGCAGTCAATTTGAAACCGAAGCCAAAACGAACTCGAAGCCCTTGTCTTGGTTTTCATGGTTATGTACTTGGTGGAAAAATAGAAAATCCAAAACTTTGGTCTAGTGAGCAT CCTAACTTATACACGCTTGTTGTTCTCCTTAAAGATGCCAATGGGAAGCTTATTGACTGTGAATCATGCCAAGTGGGCATTCGTAATGTGGTCATGGCACACAAGCAAATGCTCGTCAATGGATGTCCTGTTGTGCTAAGAGGTGTCAACAGACATGAGCACCATCCACGCCTTGGAAAGACAAATTTAGAAGCATGCATGATCAAG GACCTGATTTTGATGAGGCAAAACAATATCAATGCTGTTAGAAATAGCCATTACCCACAGCACCCAAGGTGGTATGAGTTATGTGACATTTTTGGTCTTTATGTCATAGATGAAGCCAACATTGAGACACATGGTTTTGATGAATCTAACACTTTCAAACATCCTACACTTGAACCTATTTGGGCAAATGCAATGCTTGATCGTGTTGTTAGCATGGTGGAGAGAGATAAGAATCATGCATGCATTATTGTTTGGTCTCTAGGAAATGAATCTTCATATGGACCTAATCATGCTTCCATGTCTG GTTGGATTCGTGAAAGGGATCCAACAAGACTCCTCCATTATGAGGGAGGTGGTTCCAGAACATCATCCACAGATATTGTGTGCCCCATGTATATGCGTGTCTGGGATGTTGTTAAGATAGCAAAAGATCCATCTGAAACAAGGCCTCTAATTCTTTGCGA ATATTCACATGCTATGGGAAACAGTAATGGGAATATTGATGCGTATTGGATGGCCATAGACAACACTTTTGGACTCCAAGGAGGTTTTATATGGGACTGGGCTGATCAG GGTTTACTGAAGGAGGACTCAGATGGGTCTAAATTTTGGGCATATGGCGGCGACTTTGGAGATACTCCAAATGACTCCAATTTTTGCCTCAATGGCATTGTGTGGCCTGATCGGACGATTCACCCAGCTCTTCATG AAGTAAAATACCTTCACCAGCCTATCAAAATATCATCAGCAGATAATATGCTTAAG ATTGAAAATGGACACTTTTTTGAGACAACAGAAGCTTTGGACTTCAGTTGGGTTCTTCATGGAGATGGTTGTGTCTTGGGCTCTGGTCCATTGAATATTCCAACTTTGGCACCACAAACTAGTCAGCTCATCAACATGGAATCATCACCTTGGTTTGCCCTTTGGAGTGCCTGTGCAGCAAAAGAAGTATTTTTGTCTGTGAATGTGAAACAAAGGCATGAAACACGATGGGCTAAAGCTGGTCATCTCTTGGCTTCAGCACAACTGTGTTTGCCTCAGAAAAATGGCTTTGTCCCCAGC GTGATAGCATTGTCCAGTAGCCCTTTGGTCTGTGAACGCATTGGTGATAATGTAACCATCTGCAAGAATAATGCCTGGAAAATTAAAGTAAACAGTCAGTTGGGAACAATCGACAGCTGGAAG GTCAACGACGTTGAGCTTATGAGCAAGGGGATACTCCCATGCTTTTGGCGCGCACCAACTGACAACGACAAAGGAGGTTTCTTCACCAAGCCATATGACTCGCGATGGAGAGAAGCCTTCCTCGACAATGTCTCGTTCCACAGCAGCCAGTTCTCTGTCAAGGAGTTGCCGGACAACACCGTGGAGTTCTCCACCCTCTACTACGGTGTTCCCGGGCACCTACCCAAGCCTGACGACGAAGCCTCCGAGTCCATTCTCTTCCGGGTGAAGATGGTATGCCGGATCCACGGGTCAGGCGACGTGGTTCTCGACTACGAGGTAAACCCCAGGAGcgacctccctccccttccccgggTGGGCGTCGTGTTCAGCGCCGGGAGGTCCCTGAGCCACGTCACGTGGTACGGGCGCGGGCCCTTCGAGTGCTACCCGGACCGCAAGGCGGCGGCGCACGTCGGCGTGTACGAGAGCAGCGTGGAGGAGCTGCACGTGCCGTACATTGCCCCCGTGGAGTGCGGCGGGCGGGCGGACGTCAGGTGGGTGGCACTCCGCGACGCCGGCGGGCTCGGCCTGTACGCGTCGGCGCACGGCGGCTCCCCGCCGATGCAGATGAGCGCGAGCTACTACGGCGCCGCGGAGCTGGACAGGGCAACGCACGTCCACAGGCTGGTGAAGGGGGACGACATCGAG GTGCATCTTGACCACAGGCACATGGGGCTGGGCGGCGACGACAGCTGGTCGCCGTGCGTGCACGAGCAGTACCTGCTGCCGCCGACGCGGTACGCCTTCTCCCTGCGGCTCTGCCCCCTGCTGCCGTCGTCGTCGTGCCATGACATCTACAGGTCTCAGCTCCCCAGCTGA
- the LOC103650724 gene encoding kinesin-like protein KIN-4C isoform X3, translating into MDENAQKLKENYLQKLNALESQVHELKKQKSDEAAKRLQEDIQHIKSQKDQLQQKAKQESEKFMSWKAAPEKEVIQLKKEGRRNEYDMHKLLALNQRQKMVLQRKTEEAAAATKRFMELLEAKNSSLETYGSGNASGMQALMRAVDDELEVTIRAHELRSYYQRQMQERAAISKEIAKLEEEPKHKMSDCPQAMSPSARSFRISALENMSSSSSAMVSMASQLSEAEERERVFNGKGRWYHVRSLPEAENIMNHLFQLASSSRCKEKEHTIMELKEKVVVLNSEIRQLETQATDLRSTNKRTYPVQSLILVQACNQTIQSIQSRSNGFIWKGLKVK; encoded by the exons ATGGATGAGAATGCTCAAAAACTGAAAGAAAACTATCTTCAGAAGCTGAATGCACTTGAATCCCAG GTCCATGAGCTCAAGAAACAAAAAAGTGATGAGGCAGCAAAGCGTTTACAAGAAGATATTCAGCATATAAAATCTCAGAAG GATCAGCTTCAACAAAAGGCCAAGCAAGAGTCTGAAAAATTTATGTCTTGGAAGGCTGCCCCTGAAAAGGAAGTAATACAG CTCAAGAAGGAAGGGAGACGAAATGAATATGACATGCACAAGCTCTTGGCTTTAAATCAGAGGCAAAAAATG GTCTTACAGAGGAAAACTGAAGAAGCAGCAGCTGCTACAAAAAGATTCATGGAGTTGCTGGAAGCAAAGAACTCATCACTTGAGACATATG GCAGTGGAAATGCTTCGGGGATGCAG GCCTTAATGCGAGCTGTTGATGATGAACTGGAAGTCACTATAAGAGCACATGAATTACGCTCGTATTACCAGCGACAAATGCAAGA GAGAGCAGCAATATCCAAGGAAATAGCAAAGCTGGAGGAGGAACCAAAGCACAAGATGAG TGATTGTCCTCAAGCTATGTCTCCTAGTGCTAGAAGTTTTAGGATATCAGCATTAGAGAACAtgtcctcatcatcaagcgctatgGTGTCTATGGCTTCTCAACTATCAGAAGCAGAGGAGCGGGAGCGGGTATTCAATGGTAAAGGTAGATGGTATCATGTCAGGTCCCTCCCAGAGGCAGAGAACATAATGAACCACCTTTTCCAGTTAGCATCATCTTCAAG GTGTAAAGAAAAAGAACACACCATTATGGAATTGAAGGAAAAGGTGGTTGTGCTTAATAGTGAAATCAGGCAGTTAGAAACACAAGCGACGGATCTAAGGAGCACAAATAAGAGGACATATCCTGTGCAATCACTCATTttggtgcaagcgtgcaatcaaACTATCCAGAGCATCCAATCTAGATCCAACGGTTTCATATGGAAGGGGTTAAAAGTAAAATAG
- the LOC103650724 gene encoding kinesin-like protein KIN-4C isoform X2, producing the protein MKQFAKSDIFVLKQHYEKKLDDLEQENKALQVHELKKQKSDEAAKRLQEDIQHIKSQKDQLQQKAKQESEKFMSWKAAPEKEVIQLKKEGRRNEYDMHKLLALNQRQKMVLQRKTEEAAAATKRFMELLEAKNSSLETYGSGNASGMQALMRAVDDELEVTIRAHELRSYYQRQMQERAAISKEIAKLEEEPKHKMSDCPQAMSPSARSFRISALENMSSSSSAMVSMASQLSEAEERERVFNGKGRWYHVRSLPEAENIMNHLFQLASSSRCKEKEHTIMELKEKVVVLNSEIRQLETQATDLRSTNKRTYPVQSLILVQACNQTIQSIQSRSNGFIWKGLKVK; encoded by the exons ATGAAACAATTTGCCAAGAGTGATATTTTTGTTCTCAAGCAACATTATGAAAAGAAATTAGATGACTTGGAACAAGAAAATAAAGCTCTTCAG GTCCATGAGCTCAAGAAACAAAAAAGTGATGAGGCAGCAAAGCGTTTACAAGAAGATATTCAGCATATAAAATCTCAGAAG GATCAGCTTCAACAAAAGGCCAAGCAAGAGTCTGAAAAATTTATGTCTTGGAAGGCTGCCCCTGAAAAGGAAGTAATACAG CTCAAGAAGGAAGGGAGACGAAATGAATATGACATGCACAAGCTCTTGGCTTTAAATCAGAGGCAAAAAATG GTCTTACAGAGGAAAACTGAAGAAGCAGCAGCTGCTACAAAAAGATTCATGGAGTTGCTGGAAGCAAAGAACTCATCACTTGAGACATATG GCAGTGGAAATGCTTCGGGGATGCAG GCCTTAATGCGAGCTGTTGATGATGAACTGGAAGTCACTATAAGAGCACATGAATTACGCTCGTATTACCAGCGACAAATGCAAGA GAGAGCAGCAATATCCAAGGAAATAGCAAAGCTGGAGGAGGAACCAAAGCACAAGATGAG TGATTGTCCTCAAGCTATGTCTCCTAGTGCTAGAAGTTTTAGGATATCAGCATTAGAGAACAtgtcctcatcatcaagcgctatgGTGTCTATGGCTTCTCAACTATCAGAAGCAGAGGAGCGGGAGCGGGTATTCAATGGTAAAGGTAGATGGTATCATGTCAGGTCCCTCCCAGAGGCAGAGAACATAATGAACCACCTTTTCCAGTTAGCATCATCTTCAAG GTGTAAAGAAAAAGAACACACCATTATGGAATTGAAGGAAAAGGTGGTTGTGCTTAATAGTGAAATCAGGCAGTTAGAAACACAAGCGACGGATCTAAGGAGCACAAATAAGAGGACATATCCTGTGCAATCACTCATTttggtgcaagcgtgcaatcaaACTATCCAGAGCATCCAATCTAGATCCAACGGTTTCATATGGAAGGGGTTAAAAGTAAAATAG
- the LOC103650724 gene encoding kinesin-like protein KIN-4C isoform X1: MFQKAEMKQFAKSDIFVLKQHYEKKLDDLEQENKALQVHELKKQKSDEAAKRLQEDIQHIKSQKDQLQQKAKQESEKFMSWKAAPEKEVIQLKKEGRRNEYDMHKLLALNQRQKMVLQRKTEEAAAATKRFMELLEAKNSSLETYGSGNASGMQALMRAVDDELEVTIRAHELRSYYQRQMQERAAISKEIAKLEEEPKHKMSDCPQAMSPSARSFRISALENMSSSSSAMVSMASQLSEAEERERVFNGKGRWYHVRSLPEAENIMNHLFQLASSSRCKEKEHTIMELKEKVVVLNSEIRQLETQATDLRSTNKRTYPVQSLILVQACNQTIQSIQSRSNGFIWKGLKVK, encoded by the exons ATGTTTCAAAAGGCAGAGATGAAACAATTTGCCAAGAGTGATATTTTTGTTCTCAAGCAACATTATGAAAAGAAATTAGATGACTTGGAACAAGAAAATAAAGCTCTTCAG GTCCATGAGCTCAAGAAACAAAAAAGTGATGAGGCAGCAAAGCGTTTACAAGAAGATATTCAGCATATAAAATCTCAGAAG GATCAGCTTCAACAAAAGGCCAAGCAAGAGTCTGAAAAATTTATGTCTTGGAAGGCTGCCCCTGAAAAGGAAGTAATACAG CTCAAGAAGGAAGGGAGACGAAATGAATATGACATGCACAAGCTCTTGGCTTTAAATCAGAGGCAAAAAATG GTCTTACAGAGGAAAACTGAAGAAGCAGCAGCTGCTACAAAAAGATTCATGGAGTTGCTGGAAGCAAAGAACTCATCACTTGAGACATATG GCAGTGGAAATGCTTCGGGGATGCAG GCCTTAATGCGAGCTGTTGATGATGAACTGGAAGTCACTATAAGAGCACATGAATTACGCTCGTATTACCAGCGACAAATGCAAGA GAGAGCAGCAATATCCAAGGAAATAGCAAAGCTGGAGGAGGAACCAAAGCACAAGATGAG TGATTGTCCTCAAGCTATGTCTCCTAGTGCTAGAAGTTTTAGGATATCAGCATTAGAGAACAtgtcctcatcatcaagcgctatgGTGTCTATGGCTTCTCAACTATCAGAAGCAGAGGAGCGGGAGCGGGTATTCAATGGTAAAGGTAGATGGTATCATGTCAGGTCCCTCCCAGAGGCAGAGAACATAATGAACCACCTTTTCCAGTTAGCATCATCTTCAAG GTGTAAAGAAAAAGAACACACCATTATGGAATTGAAGGAAAAGGTGGTTGTGCTTAATAGTGAAATCAGGCAGTTAGAAACACAAGCGACGGATCTAAGGAGCACAAATAAGAGGACATATCCTGTGCAATCACTCATTttggtgcaagcgtgcaatcaaACTATCCAGAGCATCCAATCTAGATCCAACGGTTTCATATGGAAGGGGTTAAAAGTAAAATAG